A window of Phyllobacterium sp. T1293 contains these coding sequences:
- a CDS encoding DUF1993 domain-containing protein: MTISMYQASVPVFTRLLGNCAAFLQKAEAYALTRDTDAYPLLEQRLAPDMFPLKIQVQILTDGVRGCTARLARHELPAPDDWRFAVFNRGYHQDFHESEQSFATLIAYLRDTVDYLQTIRPEEIDGTEELPVEVTWRGNTRHFQGLPFLRDYVLPNFYFHLTISYAILRIAGVPLGKQDFEGVPVYVSVPAS, encoded by the coding sequence ATGACGATTTCCATGTATCAGGCTTCAGTGCCGGTTTTCACGCGTTTGCTCGGCAATTGCGCGGCGTTCCTCCAAAAGGCCGAAGCTTACGCATTGACGCGCGACACGGATGCCTATCCCCTGCTGGAGCAGAGACTGGCACCGGATATGTTTCCCCTGAAAATACAGGTGCAAATTCTGACGGATGGCGTCCGGGGCTGTACGGCCCGGCTTGCCCGGCATGAATTGCCGGCGCCCGATGACTGGCGGTTTGCTGTGTTCAATCGTGGTTATCATCAGGACTTTCACGAGTCGGAGCAGAGTTTTGCTACTCTCATTGCCTATCTCCGCGACACGGTTGACTACCTCCAGACCATCCGCCCCGAAGAGATTGATGGAACAGAGGAGTTGCCGGTGGAGGTGACGTGGCGCGGCAACACGCGGCATTTTCAGGGACTGCCCTTCCTGCGCGATTACGTGCTGCCCAATTTCTATTTTCACCTGACAATCAGCTACGCCATCCTGCGCATTGCGGGCGTTCCACTGGGCAAACAGGATTTTGAAGGTGTGCCTGTTTATGTGAGTGTGCCTGCATCGTGA
- a CDS encoding NUDIX hydrolase — protein MAPIEIKKVLIYATHREKLLVFDEPDFPDVALQVPGGTVDPGEDIVTAAGREFCEETGLPYPKQMNHLATVLYEFHKPKGLQHHRRSFFHAPLNPPLADTWEHYENFSHGGEPPVRFRFFWMSLAEANDRLGFGMNQLLDRIPQ, from the coding sequence GTGGCCCCCATTGAAATCAAGAAGGTGCTGATCTATGCGACGCATCGGGAAAAACTTCTGGTCTTCGACGAACCGGATTTTCCCGATGTCGCATTGCAGGTGCCCGGCGGAACCGTTGATCCCGGCGAGGATATTGTGACCGCTGCCGGGCGGGAATTCTGCGAGGAAACGGGCCTGCCCTACCCCAAACAGATGAACCATCTGGCAACCGTCCTCTATGAATTTCACAAGCCAAAAGGCCTGCAACATCATCGCCGCAGTTTTTTCCATGCGCCGCTCAATCCGCCTCTGGCAGATACATGGGAACACTACGAGAATTTCTCGCATGGTGGTGAGCCGCCGGTTCGTTTCCGTTTTTTCTGGATGAGCCTTGCAGAAGCGAATGACAGACTTGGCTTTGGCATGAATCAACTGCTTGATCGGATACCCCAATGA
- a CDS encoding 5-formyltetrahydrofolate cyclo-ligase — protein MQHHSPIKELKKKLRLEALGRRDALTPEFRSEASMRIADFGLAVLTLDAGTIVSGFWPIRSEVDLRPLLFSLRERGARLCLPAIIDKQTILFRELVRDVPMIDTGFGTSGPAEDAAVLDPSVMLVPLAAFDIRGHRIGYGAGYYDRAIAGLQAKGVNPRLIGVAFDCQQVETVPDEPHDVPLEAILTESGLRRFG, from the coding sequence GTGCAACACCATTCCCCCATCAAAGAGCTGAAGAAGAAACTCCGTCTGGAGGCCCTTGGCCGCCGGGATGCGCTCACACCAGAATTCCGCAGTGAAGCCTCGATGCGGATTGCCGATTTTGGTCTGGCAGTGCTTACCCTTGATGCGGGAACGATTGTGTCGGGTTTCTGGCCAATCCGCTCGGAAGTGGATTTGCGTCCCCTGCTTTTCAGTTTGCGCGAGCGCGGGGCGCGGCTTTGCCTGCCCGCAATTATCGATAAGCAGACGATCCTCTTTCGCGAACTGGTGCGGGATGTGCCGATGATCGATACCGGGTTTGGTACATCAGGACCAGCTGAAGATGCTGCCGTGCTTGATCCATCGGTCATGTTGGTGCCGCTTGCCGCCTTTGATATCAGGGGCCATCGCATTGGGTATGGTGCGGGCTATTATGACAGGGCGATTGCCGGTTTACAGGCCAAAGGCGTGAACCCGCGGCTGATTGGCGTGGCATTTGACTGCCAGCAGGTTGAAACCGTTCCCGATGAGCCGCATGATGTGCCGCTCGAGGCAATCCTGACGGAAAGCGGGTTGCGCCGTTTCGGCTAG
- a CDS encoding TerC family protein has product METLISHFDFIYQPSGLIALVTLVVMEVVLGIDNLIFISILTNKLPKEQQARARRIGISAALVLRLVLLFTISIIVQLTQPVFEAFGHGFSWRDLILIAGGLFLVWKATKEIHHTVDHEDAKEDVIGKTVTLTMGAAVFQILVLDLVFSVDSIITAVGMTDEIAIMVIAVLAAVTVMLLAAEPLSKFIANNPTIVMLALGFLLMIGMTLIADGFGFHVPKGYIYAAMGFSALVEALNMLARKAKKKR; this is encoded by the coding sequence ATGGAAACCCTTATCTCGCATTTTGATTTCATCTATCAGCCATCAGGCCTCATCGCTCTGGTCACACTCGTGGTCATGGAAGTGGTGCTTGGCATCGACAATCTGATCTTCATCTCCATTCTGACCAACAAGCTGCCGAAGGAGCAGCAGGCCCGCGCCCGCCGCATCGGCATCAGCGCAGCGCTTGTCCTGCGCCTCGTGTTGCTGTTCACCATCTCGATCATTGTGCAACTGACGCAGCCGGTGTTCGAGGCTTTCGGCCATGGGTTTTCGTGGCGCGACCTGATCCTGATCGCCGGTGGTCTGTTTCTGGTGTGGAAGGCAACGAAGGAAATCCACCACACGGTTGATCATGAGGATGCCAAGGAAGACGTGATCGGCAAGACTGTTACGCTCACCATGGGCGCAGCGGTTTTCCAGATACTGGTGCTCGATCTGGTGTTTTCGGTGGACTCCATCATTACCGCCGTCGGCATGACCGACGAGATCGCGATCATGGTTATTGCGGTTCTTGCTGCGGTGACTGTGATGCTGCTGGCAGCCGAACCGCTGTCGAAGTTCATTGCCAACAATCCGACCATTGTCATGCTGGCTCTCGGCTTCCTCCTGATGATCGGCATGACGCTGATTGCCGATGGCTTTGGCTTTCATGTACCCAAGGGCTATATTTATGCGGCTATGGGCTTCTCGGCGCTGGTCGAAGCCCTTAATATGCTGGCACGCAAGGCCAAGAAAAAGCGTTGA
- a CDS encoding DUF1284 domain-containing protein, with amino-acid sequence MTIKLRAHHLLCMLTYVGKGYSVAFTKNYDRIIARIAAGEDILIQEGPDDVCQPLLGDSDPHCFRDSVVERDAKAAADVGRLLGKTIQAGDVLTLDGETVARFRGAFGQGTTRTACAGCEWFDLCSTISKADYADTRLQLPSL; translated from the coding sequence TTGACCATAAAACTGCGTGCGCATCATCTTCTGTGCATGCTGACTTATGTTGGTAAAGGCTACAGCGTGGCCTTTACCAAGAACTATGACAGGATCATTGCCCGGATTGCAGCGGGTGAGGATATTCTGATTCAGGAGGGGCCTGATGACGTGTGCCAGCCCCTTCTCGGCGACAGTGATCCGCACTGTTTTCGCGATAGTGTCGTCGAGCGTGATGCCAAAGCAGCTGCGGATGTCGGCCGCCTGCTGGGTAAAACCATTCAAGCCGGTGATGTGCTGACGCTCGACGGTGAGACGGTTGCGCGGTTTCGCGGCGCATTCGGGCAGGGCACGACACGCACTGCCTGTGCAGGATGCGAGTGGTTCGATCTCTGTTCGACAATATCCAAAGCCGACTATGCCGATACGCGGCTGCAACTTCCCTCATTGTGA
- the phoB gene encoding phosphate regulon transcriptional regulator PhoB translates to MAIAPKITVVEDEEALSVLLRYNLEAEGYVVETIARGDEAEIALREKVPDLLILDWMLPGLSGIELCRRLRARRETEILPIIMLTARGEESERVRGLATGADDYMVKPFSTPELLARIKAMLRRVNPSLLSHVLSFGDLKLDREQHRVFRKERELKLGPTEFRLLEFLMQSPGRVFSRGQLLDNVWGADIYVDDRTVDVHVGRLRKAINIGRSIDPIRTVRGAGYSFG, encoded by the coding sequence ATGGCGATAGCTCCCAAAATCACAGTTGTCGAAGACGAGGAAGCGCTCAGCGTCCTTCTCCGGTACAATCTTGAAGCCGAAGGCTATGTCGTCGAGACAATCGCACGTGGCGACGAGGCCGAGATCGCGCTGCGTGAAAAAGTGCCTGATCTGCTCATCCTCGACTGGATGCTGCCGGGCCTTTCCGGCATTGAACTCTGCCGCCGTCTGCGGGCGCGGCGCGAGACGGAAATCCTGCCGATCATCATGCTGACAGCGCGTGGCGAAGAAAGCGAACGGGTGCGCGGTCTGGCGACGGGTGCTGATGACTATATGGTCAAGCCGTTCTCGACCCCGGAACTGCTCGCCCGTATCAAGGCCATGCTGCGCCGGGTCAATCCGAGCCTCCTGTCGCATGTGCTGAGTTTTGGCGATCTGAAGCTTGATCGCGAGCAGCACCGGGTGTTCCGCAAGGAACGCGAGTTGAAGCTTGGTCCAACCGAGTTCCGTCTGCTGGAATTTTTGATGCAATCACCAGGCCGGGTTTTCTCACGCGGTCAGCTTCTTGATAATGTCTGGGGCGCTGACATCTATGTGGATGATCGCACGGTTGACGTCCATGTCGGACGGCTGCGCAAGGCTATCAATATTGGCCGCTCGATCGATCCGATCCGCACTGTGCGCGGTGCCGGTTATTCGTTTGGTTGA
- a CDS encoding TIGR00282 family metallophosphoesterase, with amino-acid sequence MRLLFLGDMVGRSGRTAVYEQLPGLISDLKLDFVIVNGENAAGGFGITEEIFHDTINAGADVVTTGNHVWDQREALVFAAREQRFLRPANFPLGTAGKGSGVFLAKNGARVLVSNIMGRVFMHPDLHDPFTIGEEILAACPLGEQADAVVFDFHAEATSEKQCFGHFVDGRASLVVGTHTHVPTADAQILNGGTAYMSDAGMCGDYDSSLGMDKEEPLNRFLSKVPKGRFEAASGKATICGVGVDISDRTGLAEKISPLRIGPRLEETIPAFWK; translated from the coding sequence GTGAGATTACTCTTTCTTGGTGACATGGTGGGACGGTCGGGCCGGACAGCGGTCTACGAACAATTGCCGGGACTTATCTCCGATCTGAAACTCGATTTTGTCATCGTCAATGGCGAAAATGCAGCCGGTGGTTTTGGCATCACCGAAGAGATTTTCCACGATACGATCAATGCCGGGGCCGATGTGGTCACTACGGGAAACCATGTGTGGGACCAACGGGAAGCTTTGGTCTTTGCGGCTCGCGAGCAGCGGTTCCTGCGCCCGGCCAATTTCCCGCTTGGTACCGCCGGAAAAGGTTCTGGCGTGTTTCTGGCCAAGAATGGTGCGCGTGTGCTGGTTTCCAACATTATGGGCCGCGTCTTCATGCATCCGGATTTGCATGATCCTTTCACCATTGGCGAGGAGATTCTGGCTGCCTGTCCGCTCGGCGAACAGGCGGATGCAGTGGTGTTTGATTTCCATGCGGAAGCCACCAGCGAAAAGCAATGTTTTGGCCATTTCGTCGATGGCCGCGCCAGCCTTGTTGTCGGCACGCATACACATGTACCGACGGCCGATGCGCAAATCCTCAATGGCGGAACGGCCTATATGTCCGATGCGGGCATGTGCGGCGATTATGATTCATCGCTTGGCATGGACAAGGAAGAGCCGCTGAACCGGTTTCTGTCAAAAGTGCCGAAGGGCCGGTTTGAGGCGGCAAGCGGCAAGGCAACGATCTGCGGTGTTGGCGTGGATATTTCCGACCGCACCGGCCTAGCTGAAAAGATTTCTCCTCTGCGGATCGGTCCGCGGCTGGAGGAAACCATTCCCGCATTCTGGAAATAG
- a CDS encoding APC family permease, whose amino-acid sequence MTDVTTGSNPAVSAPIEPSLHRVMGPWLLLLFIVGDILGTGIYALTGQVAKQVGGVVWLPFLVAFIVAVVTAMSYLELVTKYPKAAGAALYTHKAFGIHFITFIVAFTVMCSGITSASTASRAFAANLSGAFQLNLETGIGITLVALAFMAIVAIVNFRGVGESVKANVVLTLVELTGLLIIIFIGLWAIVGGQGDVSRVMQFTTAPDSSVFWSVMAATTLAFFAMVGFEDSVNMAEECKEPSKIFPKVLLIGLFITGAIYILVSISAITLVSPAELGEGETPLLKVVQAGAPNFPLWIFGFITMFAVANSALINMLMASRLVYGMSREHVLPPLLGKVHAGRRTPYIAIGFTTLLAFALITFVGEVPALGGTTALLLLFVFTIVNIAVLILRREKVDHEHFRTPTILPVLGCISCAFFAGPWTGRDPVQYKIAGVLIGVGVVLWVITVLVNRATGVTPDEPDMEALGGDGPVN is encoded by the coding sequence ATGACTGACGTGACCACAGGTAGCAACCCCGCTGTATCAGCGCCAATAGAACCAAGTCTCCACCGGGTTATGGGGCCCTGGCTTCTGCTTCTCTTCATCGTGGGTGATATTCTCGGCACTGGCATCTATGCCCTGACAGGTCAGGTGGCAAAGCAGGTCGGCGGTGTTGTCTGGCTGCCCTTTCTTGTGGCGTTCATCGTCGCTGTCGTCACCGCCATGAGTTATCTGGAACTGGTGACAAAATATCCGAAGGCTGCGGGGGCAGCCCTTTATACCCACAAGGCATTCGGCATCCATTTCATCACCTTCATCGTTGCCTTTACCGTGATGTGCTCCGGCATCACCTCGGCCTCAACCGCCTCACGGGCCTTCGCCGCCAATCTGTCCGGAGCATTTCAGCTCAATCTGGAAACCGGCATCGGCATCACGCTTGTGGCGCTCGCCTTTATGGCGATTGTGGCAATCGTCAATTTTCGCGGCGTCGGCGAAAGCGTCAAGGCCAATGTGGTGCTGACGCTCGTTGAACTGACCGGCCTTCTGATCATCATCTTCATCGGCCTTTGGGCCATTGTCGGCGGACAGGGCGATGTATCACGCGTCATGCAGTTCACCACTGCACCGGATAGCAGCGTCTTCTGGTCTGTCATGGCAGCGACCACCCTGGCCTTTTTTGCCATGGTTGGCTTCGAAGACTCAGTCAACATGGCCGAGGAGTGCAAGGAACCATCGAAAATCTTTCCGAAGGTTCTGCTGATCGGCCTTTTCATCACGGGGGCGATTTATATTCTCGTTTCCATTTCAGCGATCACGCTCGTATCGCCCGCGGAATTGGGGGAAGGCGAAACGCCGCTTCTGAAGGTCGTACAGGCGGGTGCGCCCAACTTCCCGCTCTGGATATTCGGCTTCATCACCATGTTTGCCGTGGCCAACAGCGCCCTCATCAACATGCTGATGGCCAGCCGCCTCGTCTATGGCATGAGCCGTGAACATGTGTTGCCGCCACTGCTCGGCAAGGTACATGCGGGTCGCCGCACGCCCTATATCGCCATTGGCTTTACCACGTTGCTGGCCTTTGCCCTCATCACCTTTGTCGGCGAGGTTCCGGCACTCGGCGGCACAACGGCGCTTCTGCTGCTGTTCGTCTTCACAATCGTCAATATCGCCGTGCTGATCCTGCGACGCGAAAAAGTTGACCACGAACATTTCCGCACTCCGACAATCCTGCCGGTGCTTGGTTGCATCTCCTGCGCCTTTTTCGCTGGTCCCTGGACTGGCCGCGATCCGGTTCAGTACAAGATCGCCGGTGTTCTCATCGGCGTTGGTGTCGTGCTCTGGGTGATCACCGTTCTGGTCAACCGCGCTACCGGCGTTACACCTGATGAACCGGACATGGAAGCGCTCGGTGGTGATGGCCCGGTCAACTGA
- a CDS encoding vWA domain-containing protein: MFIPFFLELKAAKIPVSLREYLTLLEGLDAGLVSYDVEGFYYLARSALVKDERHMDRFDQVFGHVFKGLESLTGENGIDIANLPEEWLRRLAEKHLTEEEKKLIEALGGFDKLMETLRQRLEEQKGRHQGGSKWIGTAGTSPFGAYGYNPEGVRIGQDEGRHGRAVKVWDKREFKNFDDSVELGTRNIKVALKRLRRWVREGADDELDLSGTIKSTAEHGYLDVQTRPERRNHVKLLMFFDVGGSMDEHIKIAEELFSAVRSEFKHMEYFYFHNCLYEGVWKDNRRRHAEKIPTLDVIHKYGPDYKVIFVGDAAMAPYEVSHPGGSVEHWNEEAGAIWLGRVLDHWKNAAWLNPSKEQYWGYTASTAMVRKIFADRMYPMTLAGIEQATRELSRRH; the protein is encoded by the coding sequence ATGTTCATTCCCTTCTTTCTTGAACTGAAAGCTGCAAAAATTCCCGTATCGCTGCGGGAATATCTGACATTGCTTGAAGGACTGGATGCCGGGCTGGTGAGCTACGATGTCGAGGGGTTCTATTATCTCGCCCGCTCGGCACTGGTAAAAGATGAGCGGCATATGGACCGCTTCGATCAGGTGTTCGGCCATGTGTTCAAGGGACTGGAATCCCTGACCGGCGAGAATGGTATCGACATTGCCAATCTCCCTGAAGAATGGCTGCGGCGTCTTGCCGAAAAACATCTCACGGAAGAAGAGAAAAAGCTGATTGAGGCGCTTGGCGGTTTTGACAAGCTGATGGAAACATTGCGCCAGCGGCTGGAAGAGCAAAAGGGCCGGCATCAGGGCGGGTCAAAATGGATCGGCACCGCTGGCACCTCGCCGTTCGGCGCCTATGGCTATAATCCGGAAGGAGTGCGGATCGGTCAGGATGAGGGCCGCCATGGCCGCGCGGTGAAGGTCTGGGACAAGCGCGAATTCAAGAATTTTGATGACAGTGTGGAGCTTGGCACCCGCAACATCAAGGTCGCGTTGAAACGCCTGCGCCGCTGGGTGCGTGAGGGCGCGGATGACGAGCTTGATCTGTCAGGCACCATCAAATCAACAGCCGAGCACGGCTATCTCGATGTGCAGACCCGCCCGGAACGGCGCAATCACGTCAAGTTGCTGATGTTTTTCGATGTCGGCGGTTCCATGGATGAGCACATCAAGATCGCTGAAGAGCTGTTCTCCGCCGTGCGCTCGGAATTCAAACACATGGAGTATTTTTATTTCCACAATTGCCTCTATGAGGGCGTGTGGAAGGACAATCGCCGCCGCCATGCGGAAAAGATTCCGACCCTTGATGTAATCCACAAATATGGACCTGACTACAAGGTGATTTTCGTCGGCGATGCCGCCATGGCGCCCTATGAAGTGTCCCATCCGGGTGGGTCCGTCGAACACTGGAATGAGGAAGCCGGTGCCATCTGGCTTGGCCGCGTTCTCGATCACTGGAAGAATGCCGCCTGGCTCAACCCATCAAAAGAACAGTATTGGGGCTACACCGCCTCAACCGCAATGGTCCGCAAGATTTTCGCTGATCGCATGTACCCAATGACCCTTGCCGGTATTGAACAGGCAACACGGGAGCTTTCGCGCAGGCATTAG
- a CDS encoding GNAT family N-acetyltransferase — MSLTIRPIEKADEPEWRRLWTAYLTFYETSVAEDVYQTTFKRLLSGGEHEYRGFLAELDGKPVGLAHYLFHRHCWTIADTCYLQDLYADPDIRGQGIGRALIEAVHVEATKVGSQYVYWTTAHDNETARKLYDRIGELTPFIEYLKMV, encoded by the coding sequence ATGAGTTTGACCATCCGTCCCATCGAGAAAGCCGATGAACCCGAATGGCGTCGCCTCTGGACAGCCTATCTGACGTTCTACGAAACATCCGTAGCCGAAGACGTTTATCAGACGACATTCAAGCGGCTGCTTTCCGGCGGCGAACACGAATATCGCGGCTTTCTCGCCGAGCTTGACGGCAAGCCTGTTGGTCTTGCGCATTACCTTTTTCATCGCCACTGCTGGACCATCGCCGATACCTGCTATCTGCAGGACCTTTACGCCGACCCTGACATACGCGGTCAGGGCATTGGCCGCGCGCTGATCGAGGCTGTTCATGTCGAGGCGACAAAGGTTGGCTCGCAATACGTCTATTGGACTACTGCCCATGACAATGAAACGGCGCGCAAACTTTATGACCGCATCGGTGAACTGACCCCATTCATTGAATATCTGAAAATGGTATAA
- a CDS encoding biotin transporter BioY — protein sequence MTQTTFSTAFVPLKLADRSIAFQTLAVLIGTAFLAVSSWIEVPMFPVPVNMQTFAVTLIGALYGWRLGGLTVLAWLGEAMIGMPVLSGGGFGFIHFVGPTAGYLAAFPIVAAAVGFLAERGLTRNPFVSAAIMLFGNVLCLVLGASWLAHLFGLETAWASGVAPFLLGAVLKSGLAAATIELLRRSGVMVRLS from the coding sequence ATGACCCAGACAACATTTTCCACTGCGTTCGTGCCGCTGAAGCTGGCAGATCGTTCCATTGCCTTCCAGACGCTTGCTGTTCTGATCGGCACTGCATTCCTTGCCGTCAGTTCGTGGATCGAGGTGCCGATGTTCCCGGTTCCCGTCAACATGCAGACATTTGCCGTGACGCTGATTGGCGCACTCTATGGCTGGCGTCTCGGCGGTTTGACGGTTCTCGCCTGGCTCGGTGAAGCGATGATCGGCATGCCAGTCCTTTCAGGCGGTGGTTTCGGCTTCATCCATTTTGTTGGACCGACAGCCGGTTATCTCGCCGCCTTCCCGATTGTTGCGGCAGCTGTCGGCTTTTTGGCCGAGCGTGGCTTGACCCGCAACCCGTTCGTATCGGCGGCAATCATGCTGTTCGGCAATGTGCTTTGCCTCGTTCTCGGTGCATCGTGGCTGGCACATTTGTTCGGTCTTGAAACCGCATGGGCGTCAGGTGTTGCGCCGTTCCTTCTCGGCGCGGTTCTCAAATCAGGTCTGGCTGCTGCTACTATCGAGTTGCTGCGTCGTTCGGGCGTCATGGTGCGCCTGTCTTGA
- a CDS encoding YebC/PmpR family DNA-binding transcriptional regulator — translation MAGHSQFKNIMHRKGRQDAVRSKIFSKLGREITVAAKQGLPDPAMNPRLRLAVQNARAQSMPKDNIERAIKKAAGGDGDNYEEVRYEGYGPGGVAVIVEALTDNRNRTASNVRAAFTKSGGALGETGSVGFMFNRVGEITYKPEAGSADKIMDAAIEAGAEDAQTDEDGHVILCAFEDIGDVSKALESALGEAESIKAIWKPQTTAPVDEEKAQSVLRLIATLDDDDDVQNVYANFEVSDEVLAKLSAA, via the coding sequence ATGGCAGGCCATTCACAGTTTAAAAACATTATGCACCGCAAAGGGCGTCAGGACGCCGTGCGGTCGAAGATTTTCTCCAAACTCGGACGCGAAATCACCGTGGCCGCCAAGCAGGGTTTGCCCGATCCGGCCATGAACCCCCGTCTGCGCCTTGCGGTGCAGAATGCGCGCGCCCAGTCCATGCCGAAAGACAATATCGAGCGCGCCATCAAGAAGGCTGCGGGCGGCGATGGCGATAATTACGAAGAAGTACGCTACGAGGGCTATGGTCCGGGCGGTGTCGCTGTTATCGTCGAAGCGCTGACCGATAATCGCAACCGCACGGCCTCCAATGTGCGCGCAGCATTCACCAAATCTGGTGGTGCGCTTGGCGAAACCGGCTCGGTCGGTTTCATGTTCAACCGCGTTGGCGAAATCACCTACAAGCCTGAAGCCGGCAGTGCCGACAAGATCATGGATGCAGCGATTGAAGCTGGAGCTGAAGATGCGCAGACCGACGAAGACGGTCATGTCATCCTCTGCGCCTTTGAAGATATTGGCGATGTCTCCAAGGCGCTGGAAAGCGCTCTGGGCGAAGCTGAATCCATCAAGGCCATCTGGAAGCCCCAGACCACCGCACCGGTGGATGAAGAAAAAGCACAATCCGTGCTGCGCCTGATCGCAACGCTTGATGATGACGATGACGTGCAGAACGTCTACGCCAACTTCGAAGTCAGCGACGAAGTTCTGGCCAAGCTCAGCGCCGCCTGA
- the phoU gene encoding phosphate signaling complex protein PhoU has protein sequence MTETQHTVRSYDDELKFLTHKIAEMGGHAERMVEQAVTAMVNSDNALAQRVISDDLILDAGQREIDEKAITIIGKRQPMAIDLREIIGAIRISSDLERVGDLGKNIAKRVVAVTDTRQTLSVYRGLQTIAELALTQLKDVLDAYATRSVQQVNIVRERDDEIDALYTSLFRELLTYMMEDPRNISACTHLLFCAKNIERIGDHATNIAETVYYIVTGAQLPAERPKEDQTHSIIVDEARQP, from the coding sequence ATGACCGAGACGCAACACACCGTCCGTTCCTATGACGACGAACTGAAGTTCCTGACCCACAAGATTGCCGAGATGGGCGGCCATGCGGAACGCATGGTCGAACAGGCCGTCACCGCCATGGTGAATTCCGATAATGCGCTGGCCCAGCGCGTTATTTCCGATGACCTCATTCTTGATGCCGGACAGCGCGAGATTGACGAGAAGGCCATCACCATCATCGGCAAGCGTCAGCCCATGGCAATTGACCTGCGCGAAATCATCGGTGCCATCCGTATTTCGTCCGATCTCGAACGGGTTGGCGATCTGGGCAAGAACATCGCCAAGCGCGTTGTTGCCGTCACCGATACGCGCCAGACGCTCTCCGTCTATCGCGGTCTGCAGACCATCGCCGAACTCGCCCTGACACAGCTCAAGGATGTGCTCGACGCCTATGCGACGCGTTCCGTGCAGCAGGTCAATATTGTCCGCGAGCGTGATGACGAAATCGATGCGCTCTACACATCGTTGTTCCGCGAACTTCTGACTTACATGATGGAAGATCCGCGCAACATTTCTGCCTGCACGCACCTTCTCTTCTGCGCCAAGAATATCGAGCGCATCGGAGACCATGCGACGAATATTGCTGAAACGGTCTATTACATCGTGACGGGTGCGCAGCTTCCAGCCGAACGGCCCAAGGAAGACCAGACCCACAGCATCATCGTTGATGAAGCCAGACAGCCTTAA
- a CDS encoding AAA family ATPase: MRFEGTAAYVADKDLMVAVNAAIALERPLLVKGEPGTGKTELARQIAAALDLELIEWNVKSTTKAQQGLYEYDAVSRLRDSQLGDAKFNDIANYIKPGKLWNAFTTDKKVVLLIDEIDKADIEFPNDLLQELDRNEFHVYETGETIRAVHRPIVIITSNNEKELPDAFLRRCFFHYIRFPDVDTLTRIIEVHYPGIKQNLVRAALTQFYEIRDVAGLKKKPSTSEALDWIRLLVADDIAPEDLRADPKNALPKLHGALLKNEQDVHLFERLAFMARRQG; encoded by the coding sequence ATGCGGTTTGAAGGAACAGCGGCTTATGTGGCCGATAAGGATTTGATGGTGGCGGTCAATGCGGCGATTGCGCTGGAACGCCCGCTGCTGGTCAAAGGTGAGCCCGGCACCGGCAAGACCGAGCTTGCCCGGCAGATTGCTGCGGCGCTTGATCTGGAACTGATCGAGTGGAACGTCAAATCCACCACCAAGGCCCAGCAAGGTCTCTACGAATATGATGCGGTCAGCCGTCTGCGCGATTCGCAGCTTGGCGATGCCAAATTCAACGATATCGCCAACTACATCAAACCGGGCAAGTTGTGGAATGCCTTTACGACCGACAAAAAGGTTGTGCTGCTGATCGATGAGATCGACAAGGCCGATATCGAGTTTCCCAATGATCTCCTGCAGGAACTCGACCGCAACGAATTCCATGTTTACGAGACGGGCGAAACAATCCGCGCCGTCCATCGGCCAATTGTCATCATCACTTCAAACAATGAAAAGGAACTGCCCGACGCTTTCCTGCGCCGCTGTTTCTTCCACTATATCCGCTTCCCCGACGTGGATACGCTGACCAGAATCATCGAAGTTCACTATCCCGGCATCAAGCAGAATCTTGTTCGTGCCGCCCTCACCCAATTCTACGAGATCCGCGATGTCGCGGGGCTGAAGAAGAAACCCTCCACTTCCGAAGCGCTGGACTGGATCAGGCTTCTCGTTGCCGACGACATCGCACCGGAGGATCTGCGCGCCGATCCCAAGAACGCACTGCCCAAACTGCATGGCGCCTTGCTGAAAAACGAGCAGGACGTGCATCTGTTTGAACGGCTGGCCTTCATGGCAAGACGGCAGGGCTAG